Proteins from one Deinococcus actinosclerus genomic window:
- a CDS encoding GNAT family N-acetyltransferase, with product MFTLRPARETDRAALYRICLETGASGEDATHLYADPLILGHVYAGPYLTYAPEFAFVLEDQRSGEVMGYVLGTPDTAAFEATLERGWWPPLRDLYPDPAAVPRAARTPDERIAHLIHHPPRAPRDVLAEYPAHLHIDLLPGAQGGGRGRALMTTLLGALRVAGVRGLHLGVGESNVRAQGFYRHLGFQELRRAPGAVTFGLRL from the coding sequence ATGTTCACCCTGCGCCCCGCCCGCGAGACCGACCGCGCCGCGCTGTACCGCATCTGCCTGGAAACCGGCGCGAGTGGCGAGGACGCCACCCACCTGTACGCCGATCCCCTGATCCTGGGCCACGTGTATGCCGGGCCGTACCTGACGTACGCCCCGGAGTTCGCCTTCGTGCTGGAGGACCAGCGGAGCGGCGAGGTGATGGGCTACGTGCTCGGCACGCCCGACACCGCCGCCTTCGAGGCGACGCTGGAGCGCGGGTGGTGGCCGCCCCTGCGTGACCTGTACCCCGACCCGGCCGCTGTACCCAGGGCGGCGCGCACGCCGGATGAGCGGATCGCGCACCTGATCCACCATCCACCCCGCGCGCCCCGCGACGTACTGGCCGAGTATCCCGCCCACCTGCACATCGACCTGCTGCCCGGAGCGCAGGGGGGCGGACGGGGCCGGGCGCTCATGACCACCCTGCTTGGGGCGCTGCGGGTGGCCGGTGTGCGCGGCCTGCACCTTGGGGTCGGTGAATCCAACGTCCGCGCGCAGGGCTTCTACCGGCACCTGGGCTTTCAGGAGCTGCGCCGCGCGCCGGGCGCCGTCACCTTCGGCCTGCGGCTGTAA
- a CDS encoding leishmanolysin-related zinc metalloendopeptidase, with translation MRRTLPTLALLSLTALLASCGSSPASVQASEPTPGVVNVADLPVDPYAKTAAVQPQATEAYNITLNFAAGSDASVVNAMQAAASRWQGVITQGQPDLTVSIPAGSCGSNAAYSGTIDDILVFTGNKSIDGPGGILAQSGPCSVRTSTGLTTYSTLVFDTADLANFSSQLSDIAVHELGHSLGIGSLWSRFGLVSGVNTTNPIYKGTNGVREYRAAGGTLTTVPVENQGGSGTAGAHWRETTFKTELMTGYLNSGVKNPLSRISVGSLQDMGYTVNYAAADAYTVPTATAQTLHDLDLGGREQIITPKYRTE, from the coding sequence ATGCGCCGCACCCTGCCCACCCTTGCCCTGCTGTCCCTGACCGCCCTGCTCGCCTCCTGCGGCAGCTCCCCCGCCAGCGTGCAGGCCAGCGAGCCCACGCCCGGCGTGGTGAACGTCGCGGACCTGCCCGTCGATCCGTACGCGAAGACGGCGGCCGTCCAGCCCCAGGCGACCGAGGCGTACAACATCACCCTGAACTTCGCCGCCGGCAGCGACGCCAGCGTCGTGAACGCCATGCAGGCCGCCGCCAGCCGCTGGCAGGGCGTGATCACCCAGGGCCAGCCGGACCTGACCGTCAGCATTCCCGCCGGGAGCTGCGGCAGCAACGCCGCGTACAGCGGCACCATCGACGACATCCTGGTCTTCACCGGGAACAAGAGCATCGACGGCCCTGGCGGCATCCTGGCGCAGAGCGGCCCGTGCAGCGTGCGCACGAGCACCGGCCTGACCACCTACTCGACCCTGGTGTTCGACACCGCCGACCTGGCGAACTTCAGCAGCCAGCTCTCCGACATCGCCGTGCACGAGCTGGGGCACTCGCTCGGGATCGGGTCGCTGTGGTCGCGCTTCGGGCTGGTCAGCGGCGTGAACACCACCAACCCCATCTACAAGGGCACCAACGGCGTGCGTGAGTACCGCGCGGCCGGCGGCACCCTGACCACCGTGCCCGTCGAGAACCAGGGCGGCAGCGGCACGGCGGGCGCCCACTGGCGCGAGACGACCTTCAAGACCGAGCTGATGACCGGCTACCTGAACAGCGGCGTGAAGAACCCCCTGAGCCGCATCAGTGTCGGCAGCCTGCAGGACATGGGCTACACCGTGAACTACGCGGCGGCCGACGCGTACACCGTGCCCACCGCCACCGCGCAGACCCTGCACGATCTGGACCTGGGTGGCCGCGAGCAGATCATCACGCCCAAGTACCGCACCGAGTAA